The following coding sequences lie in one Babylonia areolata isolate BAREFJ2019XMU chromosome 7, ASM4173473v1, whole genome shotgun sequence genomic window:
- the LOC143283907 gene encoding ubiquitin-conjugating enzyme E2 A isoform X2: MTTPARRRLMRDFKRLQEDPPAGVSGAPSDNNIMLWNAVIFGPHDTPFEDGTFKLTIEFTEEYPNKPPSVRFISKMFHPNVYADGSICLDILQNRWSPTYDVSAILTSIQSLLDEPNPNSPANNMAAKMYQENRREYEKKVKVVVEESWVYSGEIPSD; encoded by the exons ATGACCACGCCGGCTCGTCGACGTTTGATGAGGGATTTCAAAAG GCTTCAGGAAGACCCCCCAGCAGGCGTCAGTGGCGCACCATCTGACAACAACATCATGCTGTGGAATGCAGTTATATTTGG GCCCCATGATACGCCTTTCGAAGATGGCACTTTTAAGCTCACGATAGAATTCACAGAAGAGTATCCCAACAAACCACCTTCAGTACGCTTTATCTCCAAAATGTTCCATCCAAATG TTTACGCTGATGGCAGTATATGTCTGGACATTCTACAGAACAGATGGAGTCCCACGTACGATGTATCAGCTATTCTCACTTCCATTCAG TCATTGTTAGACGAACCTAACCCCAACAGTCCGGCCAATAACATGGCTGCCAAGATGTACCAGGAGAACCGGCGAGAGTATGAGAAGAAAGTGAAGGTGGTTGTGGAAGAGAGCTGGGTATACAGTGGAGAGATACCATCCGACtga
- the LOC143283907 gene encoding ubiquitin-conjugating enzyme E2 A isoform X1 — protein MTTPARRRLMRDFKRLQEDPPAGVSGAPSDNNIMLWNAVIFGPHDTPFEDGTFKLTIEFTEEYPNKPPSVRFISKMFHPNVYADGSICLDILQNRWSPTYDVSAILTSIQSLLHDPNPNSPANSEAGQLYRVNRREYDKKVAAIVQESWEDDDVEEVDSEKPTL, from the exons ATGACCACGCCGGCTCGTCGACGTTTGATGAGGGATTTCAAAAG GCTTCAGGAAGACCCCCCAGCAGGCGTCAGTGGCGCACCATCTGACAACAACATCATGCTGTGGAATGCAGTTATATTTGG GCCCCATGATACGCCTTTCGAAGATGGCACTTTTAAGCTCACGATAGAATTCACAGAAGAGTATCCCAACAAACCACCTTCAGTACGCTTTATCTCCAAAATGTTCCATCCAAATG TTTACGCTGATGGCAGTATATGTCTGGACATTCTACAGAACAGATGGAGTCCCACGTACGATGTATCAGCTATTCTCACTTCCATTCAG TCTTTGCTACACGACCCCAACCCAAATAGCCCTGCCAACAGTGAGGCAGGACAGTTGTATCGAGTAAATCGTCGAGAGTATGACAAAAAAGTGGCAGCCATTGTGCAAGAAAGCTGGGAGGATGATGATGTGGAAGAAGTCGACAGTGAGAAACCAACGTTGTAG
- the LOC143284201 gene encoding B-cell lymphoma 3 protein homolog, whose protein sequence is MSTKDVIPIWCSAQFTHVFNESSNKYYAKPQRESEQAQKLKAFLEKLDEGFVTRLLNTKCRLWQVTCVQAAAKHNNWLMARVLLKKGAQSGGLDDYGSSVLHQLVCIKDKIPGMSDADYLELLDLIVEQGADPEQTNRSGYTAIQLAAELHCWAAVRKLLMHGARADQFDPQKYSLFHRLAMASDRDIRLEKHIEELTGTLIIRGADINRLGGAKENVAALHLAAERKHWCTVKVFLHFGANPCIPQPEGVSIFHRLVR, encoded by the exons ATGTCGACAAAGGACGTGATCCCCATTTGGTGCTCTGCACAGTTTACACATGTGTTCAACGAATCATCAAACAAATACTATGCCAAACCCCAACGTGAATCTGA ACAAGCTCAGAAATTGAAGGCATTTCTTGAGAAGTTGGATGAAGGTTTTGTCACCCGACTTCTCAACACAAAATGTAGACTTTGGCAGGTGACTTGTGTTCAGGctgcagcaaaacacaacaactgGTTGATGGCCAGGGTTTTGTTGAAAAAAG GTGCTCAGTCAGGTGGACTGGACGACTATGGATCATCTGTTCTTCATCAACTTGTTTGCATCAAAGACAAAATTCCAGGAATGAGTGATGCAGATTACCTGGAGCTGCTTGATTTGATCGTTGAGCAAGGTGCGGACCCTGAGCAGACCAATCGTTCAGGATACACTGCCATTCAGCTGGCTGCTGAACTCCACTGCTGGGCAGCTGTAAGGAAGCTGTTGATGCATGGAGCCAGAGCAGACCAATTCGATCCACAGAAATACTCATTATTCCACAGGTTAGCCATGGCATCGGATAGAGACATTCGTCTTGAGAAACATATAGAAGAATTAACAGGAACGTTAATCATCAGGGGTGCAGACATCAATCGTCTGGGTGGAGCAAAAGAGAATGTGGCTGCTTTACATCTTGCTGCAGAGCGTAAACACTGGTGTACTGTGAAAGTGTTTCTTCATTTTGGAGCAAATCCATGTATACCACAACCTGAGGGCGTCAGCATTTTCCACAGACTGGTCAGATAA